The following are from one region of the Quercus robur chromosome 1, dhQueRobu3.1, whole genome shotgun sequence genome:
- the LOC126717761 gene encoding pentatricopeptide repeat-containing protein At2g22410, mitochondrial, with protein MNTLRSLRLFPNPNPNPNPLSLSSSSLLHARSLSLHKERRRPTNWNTTHTLVQTNPLLSLLERCKSLSQLKQIQAQMTLTGLSSNSFASSRLIAFCAISEWRNLGYCSQILYNSNNPNVFSWNVAIRGYSESENMEEGVVLYKRMLRDGGSSRPDNYTHTYLLKVCAGLSWKLMGDEIVGHVLQMGFDSYMYVHNAVIHMLVSCGELIKARKVFDESCVRDLVSWNSLINGYVRRGLACEALGIYREMEVERVKADEVTMIGVVSSCAQLGDLNCGREFHQYIDENKLELTVPLSNALMDMYAKCGNLEEAQAIFDSTENRTIVSWTTMIMGYAKLGFLGIARKLFYEQPEKSVISWNAIIGGYVQAKHSKEALALFHEMQASDIKPDEVTMVNCLSACSQLGAIDVGIWIHRYIEKHNIFLNVALGTALVDMYAKCGNITKALQVFREMPQRNSLTWTAVICGLALHGKAHDALSYFLMMIDSGLVPDEITFIGVLSACCHGGLVEEGRKYFAQMSFKFNIFPKLKHYSCMVDLLGRAGHLEEAEELIKCMPMEADAVLWGALFFACRIHGNVTMGERAALKLLELDPGDSGIYVLLANMYGDANMWEEAKKVRKMMVERGVEKTPGCSSIEVNGIVYEFIVRDKSHPQSEQIYECLVQLTRQSELVYPIYL; from the coding sequence ATGAACACACTTAGATCTCTACGTTTattcccaaacccaaacccaaacccaaacccactctcactctcttcttcttctttgcttcaCGCTCGCTCGCTCTCACTCCACAAGGAAAGAAGAAGACCCACAAACTGGAACACAACCCACACTCTTGTCCAAACAAACccactcctctctctcttagaACGATGCAAATCCTTGTCCCAGTTGAAGCAAATCCAAGCCCAAATGACTCTCACAGGCCTTTCATCAAACAGCTTCGCCTCAAGCCGGCTTATCGCCTTTTGCGCCATCTCTGAGTGGCGGAACCTTGGCTATTGCTCTCAGATTTTGTATAATTCGAATAACCCAAATGTTTTCTCTTGGAATGTTGCCATTAGAGGGTACTCTGAGAGTGAAAATATGGAAGAAGGGGTTGTTTTGTACAAGAGAATGTTGAGGGATGGTGGGTCTTCGAGGCCGGATAATTATACTCATACTTATTTGCTTAAAGTTTGTGCTGGTTTGTCGTGGAAGTTGATGGGGGATGAGATTGTTGGGCATGTGTTGCAGATGGGTTTTGATTCGTATATGTATGTGCACAATGCTGTGATTCATATGTTGGTTTCGTGCGGAGAATTGATCAAGGCACGTAAGGTGTTCGATGAAAGTTGTGTGAGAGATTTGGTTTCTTGGAATTCTTTGATTAATGGGTATGTTAGACGTGGGTTAGCATGTGAGGCATTGGGAATTTATCGAGAAATGGAAGTGGAGAGAGTGAAGGCCGATGAGGTTACGATGATTGGGGTGGTTTCTTCTTGTGCCCAGCTTGGGGATTTGAATTGTGGGAGAGAATTTCATCAGTATATTGACGAAAATAAGTTGGAGTTGACAGTTCCACTTTCTAATGCCCTTATGGACATGTATGCCAAGTGTGGAAATCTTGAGGAGGCACAAGCAATATTTGATAGTACGGAGAATAGAACAATTGTTTCTTGGACTACAATGATTATGGGATATGCCAAACTTGGGTTTCTGGGTATTGCACGGAAGCTTTTTTACGAGCAGCCAGAAAAGAGTGTTATTTCATGGAATGCAATTATTGGTGGTTATGTCCAAGCCAAACACAGTAAGGAGGCTTTGGCTTTGTTTCATGAAATGCAGGCTAGTGATATTAAGCCTGATGAGGTGACTATGGTTAACTGCTTATCTGCATGCTCACAACTTGGAGCAATTGATGTTGGCATATGGATCCACCGTTACATCgaaaaacataatatttttctaaatgttGCCTTAGGAACTGCTCTAGTTGACATGTATGCCAAGTGTGGGAACATCACAAAGGCTCTCCAGGTTTTCCGAGAGATGCCACAGAGAAATTCACTGACTTGGACAGCTGTTATTTGTGGCTTAGCCCTTCATGGGAAGGCACATGATGCCCTATCTTACTTCTTGATGATGATAGATAGTGGGTTGGTGCCAGATGAGATCACCTTTATTGGGGTCTTATCTGCTTGTTGTCATGGAGGTTTGGTTGAAGAGGGCCGTAAATATTTTGCTCAAATGAGCTTCAAATTCAATATTTTCCCCAAGCTCAAACACTACTCCTGCATGGTGGACCTTCTAGGTAGAGCTGGTCATTTGGAAGAGGCGGAAGAGCTGATTAAATGCATGCCAATGGAGGCAGATGCTGTGCTTTGGGGTGCATTGTTCTTTGCTTGTCGTATTCATGGAAATGTAACAATGGGAGAAAGGGCAGCTTTGAAGCTTCTTGAGTTGGATCCTGGTGACAGTGGAATATATGTTTTGCTTGCAAATATGTATGGGGATGCAAATATGTGGGAGGAGGCTAAGAAGGTAAGGAAGATGATGGTGGAGAGAGGAGTAGAGAAGACTCCAGGTTGTAGCTCAATTGAGGTGAATGGCATTGTGTATGAGTTTATTGTTCGGGATAAATCACACCCTCAATCTGAACAAATTTATGAATGTTTAGTGCAGTTAACAAGACAATCAGAGCTCGTATATCCAATATACTTGTAA
- the LOC126717762 gene encoding ADP,ATP carrier protein 1, mitochondrial-like: MAMADRHQHPTVMQKFAGQLHHSSSVSQDVQNRFQSPALYKRNFAYGNYSNAGLQSPMTQSCRATQDLSLLASPVFVQAPKEKGFSGFVIDFLMGGVSAAVSKTAAAPIERVKLLIQNQDEMIKTGRLSEPYKGILDCFKRTMKDEGVVALWRGNTANVIRYFPTQALNFAFKDYFKRLFNFKKDKDGYWKWFAGNLGSGGAAGASSLLFVYSLDYARTRLANDAKAAKKGGERQFNGMIDVYRKTLQSDGIAGLYRGFNISCVGIIVYRGLYFGMYDSLKPVLLTGKMQDSFFASFALGWLITNGAGLASYPIDTVRRRMMMTSGEAVKYKSSLDAFSQILKNEGAKSLFKGAGANILRAIAGAGVLAGYDKLQLIVFGKKYGSGGA, encoded by the exons ATGGCTATGGCTGATAGGCACCAGCACCCAACTGTCATGCAAAAGTTTGCTGGCCAGCTCCATCACAGCTCCAGCGTTTCCCAAGATGTTCAAAACCGCTTTCAAAGTCCTGCTTTGTACAAGAGAAATTTTGCATATGGAAATTACTCCAATGCAGGATTGCAAAGTCCCATGACTCAGTCATGCCGAGCTACACAGGATTTGTCATTGCTTGCCTCACCTGTGTTTGTCCAAGCCCCAAAAGAGAAAGGCTTTTCTGGCTTTGTTATTGATTTTCTTATGGGTGGAGTTTCTGCTGCTGTGTCCAAAACCGCTGCTGCTCCAATTGAGCGTGTGAAGCTCTTGATCCAGAACCAGGATGAGATGATCAAGACTGGTCGGCTATCTGAACCCTACAAGGGAATTCTAGATTGTTTCAAGCGAACAATGAAAGACGAGGGCGTTGTAGCATTGTGGAGAGGGAACACAGCTAATGTCATCCGCTATTTCCCCACACAG GCCTTGAACTTTGCTTTTAAAGATTACTTTAAGAGGCTGTTCAACTTCAAGAAAGACAAGGATGGCTACTGGAAATGGTTTGCAGGTAACTTGGGTTCTGGTGGTGCTGCTGGTGCCTCTTCCCTGCTCTTTGTCTACTCTTTGGATTATGCTCGAACCCGTCTTGCAAATGATGCTAAGGCTGCAAAGAAGGGAGGAGAGAGGCAATTCAATGGCATGATCGATGTCTACAGGAAGACTCTCCAATCGGATGGTATTGCTGGCCTTTACCGTGGCTTCAACATTTCTTGTGTTGGCATCATTGTTTACCGTGGTTTATACTTCGGAATGTATGACTCATTGAAGCCGGTGCTCCTGACTGGAAAGATGCAG GATAGTTTCTTTGCTAGCTTTGCTCTTGGTTGGCTCATCACAAATGGTGCTGGCCTTGCCTCGTATCCAATTGATACAGTCCGGAGAAGAATGATGATGACATCTGGTGAGGCTGTCAAGTACAAGAGCTCCCTCGATGCATTCTCTCAAATCCTTAAGAATGAGGGTGCCAAATCTCTCTTTAAGGGAGCTGGTGCAAATATCCTCCGTGCCATTGCTGGTGCTGGTGTGCTTGCAGGTTATGACAAGCTTCAGTTAATCGTGTTTGGTAAGAAGTATGGCTCAGGTGGCGCCTAA